A window of Brachybacterium fresconis contains these coding sequences:
- a CDS encoding ABC transporter ATP-binding protein, with protein MTESTSPVEGAARDPQGKSSTGGYAYDSPQHASYGSGEPTAGEDVAGPTVGPPPGGPTSGPANGPGILCEHVYRSFGAVHAVRDLSFTAPRGKVTALVGPNGSGKSTLMLMLASLLAPDRGRVLLHGMDPSQDSAGVRATVGWMPDQFGAWDSLRVAEVLEVMGRAYFLPGAQIRSRVDELLMLMDLVPLAQQSAHVLSRGQKQRLGLARALVHGPEILILDEPASGLDPASRRRLLKVVRQVAEHGATVLVSSHILTELEEMADHVVFLDAGHVVDSSSVRDLAARPRPWRIESLEVSSLSRALGDLGVRHHGVLDPSHTASGHAEAVVDLPDEATAARLLRDLTGKDAAVVAFGPATGRLEAAYLASEAAGREGAL; from the coding sequence ATGACGGAGAGCACATCCCCGGTCGAGGGTGCGGCCCGGGATCCACAGGGGAAATCGAGCACAGGCGGCTACGCCTATGACTCGCCGCAGCATGCGTCGTACGGCTCGGGGGAGCCGACGGCGGGAGAGGACGTCGCCGGCCCCACCGTCGGACCGCCGCCCGGCGGCCCCACGAGCGGCCCCGCGAATGGCCCCGGCATCCTGTGCGAGCACGTCTACCGCTCCTTCGGTGCCGTGCACGCGGTACGGGACCTGTCCTTCACCGCCCCGCGCGGGAAGGTCACCGCACTGGTGGGTCCCAACGGCTCCGGCAAGTCCACGCTCATGCTCATGCTCGCCTCGCTGCTCGCCCCCGACCGCGGCCGGGTGCTGCTGCACGGCATGGACCCCTCGCAGGACTCGGCGGGGGTGCGCGCGACGGTGGGCTGGATGCCCGACCAGTTCGGCGCCTGGGACTCGCTGCGGGTGGCCGAGGTGCTCGAGGTGATGGGCCGGGCCTACTTCCTGCCCGGTGCCCAGATCCGCTCCCGGGTCGACGAGCTGCTGATGCTGATGGACCTGGTGCCGCTGGCCCAGCAGAGCGCGCACGTGCTCTCGCGCGGGCAGAAGCAGCGTCTGGGCCTGGCCCGGGCGCTCGTGCACGGTCCCGAGATCCTGATCCTCGACGAGCCCGCCTCCGGCCTGGATCCCGCCTCGCGGCGCCGACTGCTGAAGGTGGTGCGGCAGGTCGCCGAGCACGGCGCGACGGTGCTGGTCTCCAGCCACATCCTCACCGAGCTCGAGGAGATGGCCGACCACGTCGTGTTCCTCGACGCCGGGCACGTGGTCGACTCCTCCAGCGTGCGCGATCTCGCCGCGCGACCCCGGCCCTGGCGGATCGAGTCGCTGGAGGTCTCCTCCCTCTCCCGCGCCCTGGGCGACCTCGGGGTGCGCCATCACGGGGTCCTCGATCCCTCGCACACCGCCTCCGGGCACGCCGAAGCGGTGGTGGATCTGCCCGACGAGGCGACTGCCGCCCGCCTGCTGCGGGATCTGACCGGCAAGGACGCGGCCGTGGTCGCCTTCGGGCCCGCCACCGGCCGCCTGGAGGCCGCCTATCTGGCCTCCGAGGCCGCCGGCCGGGAAGGAGCGCTGTGA
- a CDS encoding ABC transporter permease — translation MALMNGTLSLRPRGLWLVTSLELRQRVRSVRWYVALGIWTLVLLGIGVMALAPVLYTSGWGAVAPVARVMFSLHMLLVLFAMLLVTPALSAGSINGDRSAGTLATLQASLLSPLEIVLGKLLAGLATGLAFLVLAMPSALPLAVLGDVGILYFARVVAMICFLTVCVAAIGLGLSAITQRQLGSVVLAYVLVFGVTVVGPILWGTSLTVLQQEREVTTYSIDYSNYDTNTHGVCITETDTVNVLRMDLAQPVLWPNPVIMLAETAPTQELETLWQDTDASGFDVLTLLKIGMREVSSPPHPSDHVSCPPDAQDYPEDLGTPMQIPMWPMGVAIWAIAALGSLLLAVFRLAVPIKRLGKGTRIA, via the coding sequence ATGGCTCTGATGAACGGCACCCTCTCCCTGCGTCCGCGCGGGCTGTGGCTGGTGACCTCCCTCGAGCTGCGCCAGCGCGTCCGCTCCGTGCGCTGGTACGTCGCCCTCGGGATCTGGACGCTGGTGCTGCTGGGGATCGGGGTGATGGCCCTGGCCCCCGTGCTGTACACCTCGGGATGGGGCGCGGTCGCGCCCGTCGCCCGCGTCATGTTCAGCCTGCACATGCTGCTGGTCCTGTTCGCGATGCTGCTGGTCACGCCCGCACTGTCGGCCGGGTCGATCAACGGCGACCGCAGCGCCGGTACCCTGGCCACGTTGCAGGCCAGCCTGCTCAGCCCGCTCGAGATCGTCCTCGGCAAGCTGTTGGCGGGACTGGCCACCGGTCTCGCGTTCCTGGTGCTGGCGATGCCCTCGGCCCTGCCGCTGGCGGTGCTGGGCGACGTCGGCATCCTCTACTTCGCCCGGGTGGTGGCGATGATCTGCTTCCTGACGGTCTGCGTGGCCGCGATCGGGCTGGGGCTCTCAGCGATCACGCAGCGTCAGCTGGGCTCGGTGGTGCTGGCGTACGTGCTGGTGTTCGGAGTCACCGTGGTGGGGCCGATCCTGTGGGGCACCTCCCTGACGGTCCTTCAGCAGGAGCGCGAGGTCACCACTTACAGCATCGACTACAGCAATTACGACACCAATACGCACGGTGTCTGCATCACCGAGACCGACACCGTGAACGTGCTGCGGATGGACCTCGCCCAACCCGTGCTGTGGCCGAACCCCGTGATCATGCTGGCCGAGACCGCGCCCACGCAGGAGCTCGAGACCCTCTGGCAGGACACGGACGCCTCGGGGTTCGACGTCCTCACACTGCTGAAGATCGGGATGCGTGAGGTCTCGAGCCCGCCCCATCCCTCGGACCACGTCTCCTGCCCGCCCGACGCCCAGGACTACCCGGAGGATCTCGGCACGCCGATGCAGATCCCGATGTGGCCGATGGGCGTGGCGATCTGGGCGATCGCGGCACTCGGGTCGCTGCTGCTGGCCGTGTTCCGGCTCGCCGTGCCGATCAAGCGCCTGGGCAAGGGCACGCGGATCGCCTGA
- the recR gene encoding recombination mediator RecR yields MYEGIVQDLIDELGKLPGIGPKSAQRIAFHLLDADESSVRRLADVLVTVKDTVRFCEVCGNVSADEKCRICTDTRRSDEVICVVEESKDIVAIEKIREFKGRYHVLGGAIDPIGGVGPNDLRITQLMSRLGSGETTEVILALDPNIEGEATAAYLSRLLGPLELTVTRLASGLPVGGDLDYADEMTLGRAFLGRRTI; encoded by the coding sequence GTGTACGAAGGCATCGTCCAGGACCTCATCGACGAGCTCGGCAAGCTGCCGGGCATCGGCCCCAAGTCGGCGCAGCGGATCGCATTCCATCTGCTGGACGCCGACGAATCCTCTGTGCGCCGGCTCGCCGACGTGCTGGTCACCGTCAAGGACACGGTGCGCTTCTGCGAGGTCTGCGGCAATGTCTCGGCCGACGAGAAGTGCCGCATCTGCACCGACACCCGCCGCAGCGACGAGGTCATCTGCGTGGTCGAGGAGTCCAAGGACATCGTCGCGATCGAGAAGATCCGCGAGTTCAAGGGCCGCTATCACGTGCTCGGCGGGGCGATCGACCCGATCGGCGGCGTCGGCCCCAACGATCTGCGCATCACCCAGCTGATGAGCCGCCTCGGCTCCGGCGAGACCACCGAGGTGATCCTGGCGCTGGATCCGAACATCGAGGGGGAGGCCACCGCCGCCTACCTCTCGCGTCTGCTGGGCCCGCTCGAGCTGACCGTGACCCGCCTCGCCTCCGGCCTGCCCGTCGGCGGCGACCTCGACTACGCCGACGAGATGACGCTCGGCCGGGCCTTCCTGGGCCGTCGCACCATCTGA
- a CDS encoding glycoside hydrolase family 125 protein: MVQLPDTLLDAVHERVLSGIGDAPQREEVARRVVSYLRNTAETTVSAEADGSTFVITGDIPAMWLRDSAAQLTPLLRLVIAEVGTEEDRAVLVDLLAGLLRRHWQYLVIDPYANAFNRTPDASHWDSDDTDLDDPWAWERKFELDSLSYGPDLAWRLWQATGDTSWADGQFLPAARAILATVATEQHHEERSGYFFRRTDCPAQDTLVRDGKGSLTAPNGLVWSGFRPSDDACELGYNIPGNHFLALALDRLGDLLEHVAGAGDDADDAPQLAAEARRLAAEIRAALEQHGLVDGPGGERIWAYEVDGLGGHVFLDDANVPSLLGLPYLECVAADDPTYLATRAAVLSPQNPYYYAGSQLAGVGSPHTPTDHVWPIAKNVEGLTSDDAAEKRAILEQLIRTDGGTGMMHEGVHVDDPSVFTRAWFSWSNSMFCELALDLAGVHREAAARV, encoded by the coding sequence ATGGTCCAGCTGCCTGACACCCTGCTCGACGCCGTGCACGAGCGGGTGCTCAGCGGCATCGGCGACGCCCCTCAGCGCGAGGAGGTCGCCCGCCGCGTGGTCTCCTACCTGCGCAACACCGCGGAGACCACCGTCAGCGCCGAGGCGGACGGGTCCACCTTCGTGATCACCGGGGACATCCCCGCCATGTGGCTGCGGGACTCCGCCGCCCAGCTGACACCGCTGCTGCGCCTGGTGATCGCCGAGGTGGGGACCGAGGAGGACCGCGCGGTCCTGGTGGACCTGCTGGCCGGCCTGCTGCGTCGGCACTGGCAGTACCTCGTCATCGATCCGTACGCCAACGCGTTCAACCGCACCCCGGATGCCTCCCATTGGGACAGCGACGACACGGATCTCGATGATCCCTGGGCGTGGGAGCGCAAGTTCGAGCTGGATTCGCTCTCCTACGGCCCGGACCTGGCCTGGCGGCTCTGGCAAGCGACCGGGGACACCTCCTGGGCCGACGGGCAGTTCCTTCCCGCGGCCCGCGCGATCCTCGCCACGGTGGCCACCGAGCAGCATCACGAGGAGCGCTCGGGCTACTTCTTCCGCCGCACGGACTGCCCCGCCCAGGACACCCTGGTCCGGGACGGAAAGGGCTCGCTGACCGCGCCGAACGGCCTGGTCTGGTCCGGGTTCCGCCCCAGCGACGACGCCTGCGAGCTGGGGTACAACATCCCCGGCAATCATTTCCTGGCGCTGGCGCTGGACCGTCTGGGCGACCTGCTCGAGCACGTGGCGGGGGCGGGGGACGACGCCGACGACGCCCCGCAGCTCGCCGCCGAGGCGCGCCGGCTCGCCGCCGAGATCCGCGCGGCGCTGGAGCAGCACGGGCTGGTCGACGGGCCGGGCGGCGAACGGATCTGGGCGTACGAGGTGGACGGGCTGGGCGGGCACGTCTTCCTCGACGACGCCAACGTGCCGAGCCTGCTGGGCCTGCCGTACCTGGAGTGCGTCGCCGCCGATGATCCGACCTATCTCGCCACCCGCGCCGCGGTGCTGTCGCCCCAGAACCCGTACTACTACGCGGGCTCGCAGCTGGCGGGGGTCGGCTCGCCACACACGCCGACGGACCACGTGTGGCCGATCGCGAAGAACGTCGAGGGGCTCACCAGCGATGACGCGGCGGAGAAGCGGGCCATCCTCGAGCAGCTGATCCGCACCGACGGCGGCACCGGGATGATGCACGAGGGCGTCCACGTCGACGACCCGTCGGTCTTCACCCGCGCCTGGTTCTCCTGGTCCAACTCGATGTTCTGCGAGCTGGCCCTGGACCTGGCCGGGGTGCATCGCGAGG